A window of the Prosthecobacter debontii genome harbors these coding sequences:
- the hisF gene encoding imidazole glycerol phosphate synthase subunit HisF, translating to MLTKRIIPCLDVKEGRVVKGTQFLQLRDAGDPVECAKVYNAQGADELVFLDITASHEERKTMVDVVARTAESCFMPLTVGGGIRTVADMREMLLAGADKVGINTAAVKTPEVIDAAAEAFGCQCLVVAIDAKRNDKGSWTVYTHGGRNPTELDAVEWAAEVCRRGAGEILLTSMDSDGTKAGYDIALTRAVSEAVTIPVIASGGAGNLQHMADVLSQGKADAVLAASIFHFGEYTVGDVKQFLGQHQVPVRLV from the coding sequence ATGCTCACCAAGCGCATCATTCCCTGTCTCGACGTCAAAGAAGGCCGTGTGGTCAAAGGCACGCAGTTCCTGCAACTGCGGGACGCTGGTGATCCGGTCGAGTGCGCCAAGGTTTACAACGCCCAAGGCGCGGATGAACTGGTCTTCCTCGACATCACCGCCAGCCATGAGGAGCGCAAAACAATGGTGGATGTGGTGGCCCGCACCGCCGAGTCCTGCTTCATGCCTTTGACCGTGGGCGGTGGCATCCGCACCGTGGCCGACATGCGTGAGATGCTTTTGGCCGGAGCCGACAAGGTAGGCATCAATACCGCTGCCGTGAAGACCCCCGAGGTGATTGATGCAGCCGCTGAAGCCTTTGGTTGTCAGTGCCTCGTCGTGGCCATTGACGCCAAGCGCAATGATAAGGGTTCCTGGACTGTTTACACCCACGGCGGGCGCAACCCAACCGAACTGGATGCTGTGGAATGGGCTGCGGAAGTGTGCCGTCGTGGTGCAGGCGAGATCCTACTCACGAGTATGGACTCGGATGGCACCAAGGCCGGTTACGACATCGCCCTCACCCGTGCGGTGAGTGAAGCCGTGACCATCCCCGTGATCGCCAGTGGCGGTGCCGGCAATCTCCAGCACATGGCCGATGTGCTCAGCCAAGGCAAAGCCGATGCGGTCCTGGCCGCCAGCATCTTCCACTTCGGTGAATACACCGTGGGAGATGTGAAACAGTTTCTTGGGCAGCATCAGGTGCCAGTGCGATTGGTGTAA